In the Panthera uncia isolate 11264 chromosome B1, Puncia_PCG_1.0, whole genome shotgun sequence genome, TAAACATGTATATTATAAGCTCTAAAGCAActactaaaataagaaaacaaagagctaTAATCATCttacatatgaaataataaaaataatccaaaaagagatagaaaataagaaGATGAGAACAAAGAAtgtggaacaaatagaaaacaattagCAAGACAATAGATTTAAACATAACTATATTAATAATCACATTAAGTGTAAATGGTCTACATACTCCACATAAAAAGAATTGATTGttaaatttggaggaaaaaaaaatcaagacctaACTGTATGCTGTCTGTAAGAAACAcagtttaaatataaaagcaCCAAATATGTTAAAagccaaaggatggaaaagtATATAGCACTCTAACCAAAAGAAAGGTACAGTAGCTGTAGTAATACTAGACAAAGTATATTACAGAGTAAAGAATATAATCAGAGGTAAAGAaagtcatttcataatgatagaATGGTCAACTCATCCATATCACAAAACAATCCCCCAAAAGGTGATGCATCTAGTAATAAAGTTTCAaagtacatgaaacaaaaatgataaaactataaGGAGACCATTTTAGTGAAGAACTTCAATAAAGACAGGAAATCAATAAAGACATAGAAGATTTAAGTAATGGTATCCATCAGCATGACCCAATTGATAGTTATAGAAAACTCCACCCACAAaagtagaatacacattcctttcagGTGCACACAAAACATATCCTAAGATAGACTATATACTGGGCCATAAATTTAAAGTCTTAATGAATCAGAAAGAATTTGTCATACAAAGTaaattctctgaccacaatggaactaaactagaaataaataacataaagttCTCTGGGAAGTTTCTCAATACTTACTAACATACTTCTAAGCAACCCATAAGTCAAAgtataaatcaaaatgaaaaatagaaagtattttgaactgaatgaaaatgacaaaaacagaacaaacttgCAAGATGGTACTAAAACACTACTTTGGGGAAATTTAGCACCAAACCccttttttgaaaagaagaaaggtctcaaaacCTCAGTTCACatattaagaaactaaaaaaaggagaccaaactaaactcaaaataagtagaagaaaggaaataaagatcagagcaaaaatcaatgaaatagaaaacaggaaagcaatatagaaaaatcaatgaaacaaaaaactgtttcttgcaaacataaataaaattgatgagTTTCTAGtgttttcaggaaaaaagaagaaaaaaaataccagtatTAGGAATAACAGAGGCAACATCACTGCAGATTATATAGATATTTAAAGgataataatggaatattattttaaaaaaatttatgccTATAAACTAGACAacaacttaaatgaaatggacacatttctTGAAAATCACAAACTGTTCATTCAAGAATTTGATGACTTGAATAACCTTATATCTATTAAACAAATTTCTTCCTACAAAGAAATTTCCAGGCTCAGATGGTTTCAATGACAAGTTATACcaaaattttaaggaagaaataatattaattctaTACAAACTTTCCCATAAAACTGAAGGTGAGGAATACTTCCCAATTCATTATCTGAGATCAGCGTTATCCTGATCCCAAAACCAGACTATAATATTACAAAAAAACCAAAGACCAATATCCCAACAACAGTATATCCATGTGCAAGAAATAAACTCCAATTCTACTTTGAcacaatttacaaaaattaattcaaaatggatcacgtgcctaaatataaaactaaaaaactcctaaaagaaaatatagaagaaaccCATTATGACTTCATTAGGGAAAGATCTCTTTGCTCCAACACAAAAGCATGACCCATAAaggaacaaactgaaaaattggacttcatcaacatTCAACATTTCTGATCTTTGAGAGacatttttaagagaacaaaatgacatgtcacaaactgggagaaaattatatttttagattatatttttaagtagggttcacacccaacatggggcccaatgcggggcccaacatggggcttcaactcacaaccctgagatcaagacctgagcagggatcaagagttggatgcttaactgactgagccacccaggcatccctatatttaatttaaaaacatacctccagatctctctttttctctgccattATGGTGTGTGCGATTGACTGTTCCTCATCATGTTTTCTCATGAGACTTTTAGAATCAAGGGACTCCTGGCCAAGAGACAAAAGCAGAATCATCCCATTTCCCAGTGGATTCAGATGAAAACTGGTAATAAAATCAGGTACAACTCCAAGAGGAGGCATTGGAAAAGAACCAAGCAGGGTCTGTAAGGGATTACACATGAGATGACACACATATTTATGCTGCATGAAGGTCACATGCTCATATCCTATCACTCTGTAAACATCATTACTACCTGAACAGTAGACATGTTTCATTGGGgaaatgatttttctctgttactATGCTTCTGCACCAGTAGGTTAGTTCAGTAATAAATATGtgagaccttaaaaaaaatacatccagaaaatataaagaactctcaaattcaataataaaagatagacaaccaaagaaaataatgaatcttGAGCACACCCCAGGGTGATCCCTAATAAGTCATATCCTTGTATAAATGCCTCCCCTGAGTACAAGTAGAACCTATGACTTGTTTTTAACCAATATATTATGGCAAAGGTGATGAGATGTCACTCCCCTGATTACCTTATGTTACATAAAACTCCATTTTGGCAGACAGAAGAGAGACAAATTCACCTACTGGCTTCCTGAAGAAGCAAAAAGCCATGTTTTGAACTGCCTCAGAGAGAGCCACATGGCAAGGACCTGCAGGGAGCCTCTAGAGGTAAGAGTAGATTCCAGATGAGACAGCTAGTAATAACCTGGGGCCCCAGTCATACAGCTGCAAGGAAATGAGTCCTGCCAACAACCTGATAAGCCGGGATGTAGATTCTCCTGTAATCAAGCCACCAGATGAGAAATCAGCCAGAAAGACACCATGTTTGCAGTCTGGGGAGATCCTCAACAGAGGACTCAGCTAAACTGTGCCCAGACTCCTTACCCACAGAATTCATGAGATAATAAGTATGTACTTTTTGTTATGCAGCACCAGAATACTAATACAATGGACAAAAGTTTTGAAGAGACACTTCACCAAATATGATATATGGGtggcaaataagtacatgaaaaaaaatgctacatATAATTAGTAATTAGGGAGCTctaaatcacaaccacaatgaaataatacTGCATACCTTTTAGAATTGCTAAAAGTTGTGGCAAGGATAGGGGGAACCAACACTCACATACACTCCTGGTTGATTTGTACAATGGTACAACAATTCAGAAAGCAGTTTAACAGTTGcttgaaaattaaacatacatCTACCTTACAACCCAGTCATTACTCTccagggtatttacccaagagaaaggaaTGCATATGCTCACCCAAAgccttgtacatgaatgttcacaatACTTTTATGTGTAGTAGCTGCAAACTAGAAATACCCCATGCAACAATTGGTGAATGGAtcaatacacaatggaatactactcaataataaaaaggaataaacgaTTGATACTCACTataacatgggtgaatctcaaaataattatgttgagtGAGAGATGccagacaaaaaaagaatgtgtactatattattccatttatattaaattctagAATGCAAACTAATCCATAGTGACAGAAGCCAGATCAGTAATTGCTTGAATGCGggggagaagcaggaagagatTACAAAGCAGCACAAGTAGACATTGGAGTAATGGAAGGATAAGTCATCTTGATTGTGTTGATGGTTTCACTGATGattacatatgtcaaaacttaccaAAATGGTGCAATTTAAATATGCATGATTTATTGtgtgccaattatacctcaataaagctgttaaatttttaaaataaaaagaattggggGAGAATGACAAACGTGTATTTAGATAGGATGTGTGGAAGGCTCTCTGCGGAGGTGCCATTTGTGTAGAGGCCTGAAAGAAGTAAGGGGATGAGTATCATGAGTGTCTGGGGAGAAAAGCATTCCAAGAGGAGGGAACAGCAGGTACAAAGTCTCTGGGTGGGACTCTGCTTGGCACATCAGAGTGTAATGTGGCTGGGACAGTGAGCAAAGGGCAAAGGTGAGGTCAGAGTTGTAGGGAAGGGCTACATCATGTAGAGCTTATTCTGAGAGAGATGGGGATGTACTGGATTGTTTTGCACTGATTTATGACATAATctgacatgttttaaaattatcgTTCAGAACCACAACTATCATTCTCAACTGtaaggaggaagggcagaagcagggagacaggaGGGTGAACTACTGCACTAGTTAGGTAAGAGATCATGGTGACATTGCTGCAGGAAGGttgtggtggaggtggggaacaGGGGTTGGAGGCAGGATTATTTCACCGATAGGGCTGCCCATTCCAGTGATATGCTGGATatagagagtgagaggaagagggaagtcaGAGATGATTCTAAGGTGTTTCGTCTGaacatttggaaaaattaatttgcCCATTACTAAAATGGGGAAGTCTGAAAGGCCAGTTTCTAAGATGTGTTCAGGTTAGGATGTGTTAAGTTTGAGGTGTCTATTACACAACCAAGTGGCAATATTGAGCAAGCTGGCTAGATGTGTCTGTGATCAGGGCAGAGAGGTCAGAGCAAGACCCGGGATATAAATCTGAGGAACAACATAGAGGACAGGTGTGAGAACTGAGCACTGGGCATTAGAAGGCAGGAGCAAGAGgtcaggaaggagagggaaaaccAGCAAAAAGGACCATTAACAAACAGTGAGTATGAACCAAGGGAGGAAAGTGTTTCAAGAAACACTGTGATTTAACTGTAAGGAATGCTGCTAACAGGCCAACATGAGGACTCTGCATTGACCACTGAATTTAGCAGTAGGCCACATTGGCAGGAGCTATTTCAGAGAGGTGGTAGAAGCAAAGGTTTGATCTGAATGGCCTCACAGGAGAATCAGAGGCTAGGAAGTGGAAGCAGCAAGTTACCAGAGAGTTTCACTGTCAAAGCAGGCAGAGAAATTGAAGAGTAGCTGAAGAGGTATGTGTGGGTCacgggaggatttttttttttaagattgaagaTATTATTATAACATGTTTGTATTCTGATGGGAACACTGGTAGAGTGTAGAGAGGTAAAAATTAATGATgtaggagagggagggggagggacaatTGCAGAAAAAGTCCTTGAGCTGTGGGAGCAGTAAGAGATAAAGATGAGGCAGTCAGAAGAATCTAGTTGTGGCGGGATTTTGCCCAAATTTACCACTCCGGATCCAGGGCCAGGCAGGAACGTCAAATTGATGAGTGTCTGTGATACCCCAAGAGCCTCCTGGTTATTCTCCTGAACCACCCTGGGAGGTGTATAGCCTCACTGTACACCAACTGGGGCCAGAGGGTTGTGATGACCCGCTGTATTACCCACAGCAACCCCAGTGACACCAAGACTGCAGGAGGTTATCCTGGGAACAAGAAGGATGCCCGCTCGCCCCCTACACCTCCCCACTTTCTCATCATGATGATATCCAAACACTGAATCTGCCCTTGGGCAGGCCAAGACTGTGCAAAGCAGTTTTATTCTCCTCATTTGTGCTGCCCTTCAACTACACAGTGCAATGTGGACCACTGGTTTTCTCACCACCCTGTTTCcccacaaatataaaatcatggaACACTAAAGTCAAACAAGACCTCAGAGATCACCCAGTTCACCTCTCATTTCcataaaaggaaactgaggcacaagattACATAGGCCCATGCTCAAAGGCAAGCAGAGCAAACTGTCATCTCATTGTCCATGAGCTGTCAAACATCATTTCCCCCCCTTGTCCCTAGAGATGTGAGTGCATACGCCCATGTGTACAAAATCGATTTGAACATGCAAATTGGCTACATCCAATTTCATCCAACTGTCCTCGAAATTTAAGAGCTCTGCTGACATGCACAGAGCCAAGAGTAAATTGTCCCCCTGAGAGAAATAGTCTTGGAAAGGGCCTCGGGTGTCCCTGTCCAAGGTGCTAGGAAAGCAGAGGCCGTGAGAAAGAAGCTTGAGTCTGCCAGGTCCACACGTACTCTCCTTGTGAAAGGAGAGAAGAACAGAGGCTAGAGTTTGGGGTGGAGGCAAATAAAGGAGTCCCCTGAAATCCTCTGACTTAGAAATGTATTGACACCTTCCCCTAGGACTCCCACTGGGGTTGTGTTCTGATGTAAACAAATGTTATTCGAGATACAGGATGACAGTGCTGAACATCCCTGCCTGCCATgggtttatttagaaagagagtggaggaaacaaagtttaaaatggCACTGTGACTCTCAAGAAGACCCAATGACATTCCCTGAGTGCCAGGGAACAGGGCATCAGTTGCCCTATGACCTGACCTTCTGACTTGACAAATGGATTCATCCAAAAGTAGATAAATCAAACTCCACAGATAGATtaaagcagtggttttcaactaCTCTTTTAGAAGCAGAAATACTGTCTGATTCAGAAAACAGTAAACACAAAGCTACTGTGCTTGAAGCAGGAGTGGAAGCCTCACAGCCTGACCTTGGCTGATGCCAGACCTCAGAGGCACTTCTGTAGGATTTTTAGAAAAAGACTTGAAACATCACTAGATTAAGTTAACTAACAAAAGTTCTGTAAATCTCTGCCCTGTCTCATTCGTTGGCAGGTAAATAGCCCAGCCCAGTCTGAGTCTGTAACAAACCACATGACTACTCCCCCATAAACACCTCATGAGTAATGAGGCCCCTGACCCTTGTTGCAAAAATCCTTGGTCACTGACAGACCTGAATCGtaccacgtttttttttttaccacaccCTGCTCTTTTCTACATTCTTCTTGCAGCTTCTGAATGACCATTATGAGCTGGCTCCATCTCTAGTCTCCACCCCACCCTGGCATATGCCTGGGGATGACCTCATGCCTCTGCATGAACAGACCTTCAGGCACCTCTCTGTAAATAGATGCTGTCAGTGGCCTGCCCAGATTCCTATTTTGGTGGCATCTTGCAGCAAGCACATATACCTCTCTGTGGGAGCTTTTTTTCAGTCTGCAAATCCCCAAGGCAGTCCAAAAATGCTGAGTCAAAATGCCCATGAGAAGCCATCAGCCAATAATTCTTGGAAAAGATAACTCTGAGGAATGCCCTAATCTGTTTCTAAGTTTCCAAGTGGAATTGAGCCCATGTTCCCACAATAGTAACTTGCACAATAACGCACCCTTTCcagctttcttcccttccctgtacCACTTCCCCACTCCCCTACCAGGGCTTCCAAAGATCAACTCCCAAATAAACTATATGCATTCAtacctttggctcaggtaatgctTCTAAGGGAACCCAACTGAAGATATTTAATGCTGGAATGGAGGTAGGAAAAAGACCTTCAGCATGAGTTTCTGGAATACAATAACATACCAACCAAATGATAATGAGGACCCCATTGCTGATAATAAGTGGAAAGCACAATACTGGTATGCTTTAGCATCACAATTGCTAAAACTCTGTGTTGAGATGAACTGAGGTGGAATGCAGATGAAAGGGAAGGCACTGACTTATACAAAAGGTCTAGCACAGTGCTACTCAAAGTACAATCCATAGGCCAATGTTAGTTCATGAACTGTTTGATCCCAGCCTCTGACAAGTACAGAAATTGAGAAGAAGCATATGGAAACTTTTATAGTAAACTGGCAAAGATATTTTATGTCTTGTTGaacttaataattttaaaaattattattgcaTCATGAATgtctttcttatttaatttttctagtaattcatcagtccacagaatattttcattatttttagagagttgggtagaggcgcagagagagagagagagaggatcttaagcaggctccatgcttggcacagagccctggacatggggctcaatcccacaaccctggaatcatgacctgagccaaaatcaagagtcagacactcaactgactgagacacccaggcacccccacaaaatattttttaatgattcctCACCAATAGATGGTCTAAGAAGTACTGGTCTAGACTTAAAAACTAGGGGGGTGAGGATAATTATGGCAATTGTGGAGTTGGTTAACTGTTGTTAACTGCCACCAAAGctctgaaggaaaaatataacAGGCTCAGCTCAAGTAACAATCAACTTAAAAGCCAGAATGCTTCCAGGGCCATGTTAAAGAGGTTCTCATCTCCAGTGACTGAGAGACGGACTGAGCTGAAAATCAAGCTTAAAACCTGATTGTAAGAGTGGCAGACTTACGAAGACGATTGGATTCACAGTCCCAGCATGCCTTCAATGCTAACAGCAGAAACCCAGTAAATGAATGGGACTCAAAGATCCACAATGAGGACATTTGGGTTCATAACCTTGAAATCCCACATTCCCTGAATCTCTGGGCCAGCAGAAATACCCCTTCGCCCCACAAAGGAGACAGGCTTTCATTTGTCTAGATCTATGCAAAAGCCTCACCATTGCTAATGGCTTGCAAAATGATACTTATCCTCTTCAAAGGGAATCTGCACCTTCCATCATTGTTTGTACACAAATATCTAAAACCAACCCCCAGCATGACTTGACTATGGAATCATGTCActtcttaaagaataaaatagattatTCAGCAAAAAAGTAATTCAGCCTGTTGGCTGCAAGCCCAACAGGAACGTGAAGAATATGCCTCAGAATGGAACTTGAGAGTGCCACAGTGGCTGGGTGGAATACAAGGCTGGGTGTGGCAGTTTATTGATAGGAGAGCACTTTCCCATGACTCAGGATTTAGTACCCTGGCAAGGACATCCAAAGCCAGTTCTAACACACTGTTGGCATGGCTCCTTGAAGCTTGGAAACAATAAGAGTATATGTAGTGGAAATGCCAGAACTGCCTTGGCAGAGTattgaaaaagagaacaaaaggcccagagaggtacCCTTGTTGGAATGAATTCACTATGTTAGACCAGAGAACACACTAACTGACTATGTTCCCCAGAAGATCCCAGAGGACATTCCCTTCACTAAAGCAATAAAATATTGGGGCACTTTGATCAGAAGTTCAGTGGTAGCTAttgccagaggccagggaaaACAGTGGGGGAAGCTGCCATGGCTCCCAAATGTCAACACAGCTAAGATTTTGTAATAACCAGGACTAAGTCAAAAGCAAAGTGAATGCAATTACATGATAGGCAGCAAGGTTGGAATGACAACCAGAGGGAAGCCTTGACCTGTTGGGATCTGTT is a window encoding:
- the LOC125924009 gene encoding 60S ribosomal protein L39-like, whose amino-acid sequence is MFSHETFRIKGLLAKRQKQNHPISQWIQMKTGNKIRYNSKRRHWKRTKQGL